A segment of the Salminus brasiliensis chromosome 1, fSalBra1.hap2, whole genome shotgun sequence genome:
CCAGATTGTTCTGGTTGTGTCCACATATCCATGATTGGCGAATTCCAAACATTTTACATGGACTTGCACTGAAAACCTAACTTACTagctcttgttttgtttttgtagttGATTTGGAAACAATTATCacaactagggatgcaccaatctgactttttctgttccgataccgAAACATAAACTTTACATATTGGCCAATACCTGATCCGACACCGCTGCTGTATTAATAAACCATttatctcaccatgtgggagagaagtaagacatcaggattgacttaaacatcactttactatatttgaaaaacaaactataacaaatgaacacagatataagCCTACTGAACtgatatttatttgtcactaaaataaatcaTTGTGCCAGACCTtggcacagtgttgtctgggtTTTGTctggacttttattctgaaatttgaAGTTTGacagactaaagaggagctagcagctAGTGTGTCCTCCTTCCATCACAGGAGGACACACATTTCagctctggtctctctctctatctctctctaatGGCAGAAGCAGCTTGTTTTTCCAAGATGGATTATTTGCTGATAGTTAATGACAGATCGAGGATCAATGACACTGCACTGGTTAGATAGGCCTTGCAGTGTGCTATGATATGTGTATCATGTCTGTATGTTATTTTTTATCCTgtgttatgaagcctagaatactggCGGTGCAAGAATCTGGTTCAGTGAATGGATCAGTCCCAAGGATctgcctaattatccaatatccgaTCCAGATCATTTTGTTAGTATGGGGGCCGGAAAACCATCCTAGTATCAGATCCTAGCGGTGCATCCCTTATCACAACAATAAACCTTGTGATGTTAAATATCTTGTGTGGGCTACATGTCAATATATTGTAGTAAGATTTGTGGTCAGCCAAAACCCAACTTCCCTCTAGAAGTAGCCCAGGCTTGAAGCCACCACTGTAAATGGCCAGCAGGAAGGGTGTTCATGCTTCTCTGGGAGAGGCACAGTGAGTACACATCAGCAGCTCACTTCCAACCAACAAGTGGAGCTTTGAAGTAGAGTAAGCTTTGTTTATTCACCTTACTTTCCATTAAACCGttcggggagggggggggggtcgtctttgtttactttgtgttaGACGTCCGGTGCACAGTGGTAATAAACATCCATTGAGTAGTACCATATGCAAATATGCAATATAGGCAatatgcagtgaacacatacatacacactagtgagcaaacacattcctggagcagtgggcagtcaCTGTGCAGTGTCCAGGGTGCAGAAAGggttaagggtcttgctcaggagcccaacagtggcagtttggcAAAACTAGGTATtggacccacaaccctgtcatcaatagcccagtgctctgctctaaccgctgaaccagcACTGATAAGATGCATATCTAattttctattagtccattaaATGTTGGACTAAACATAAAGAGCAGCTGCTGTTACTTAGGATTGTGATGATTCAGGTTTTATGCATTCTTACTCTATTAGAATATAtagtgttgttgatactgaagagcagcacatcacctccagactgtGTGGAATATTGGAATACTGGATTTTCTGGAGAAGGGGAACTGAAACTCAGCATTCAGCGAAGCGAAGGTCGCACAGGCAAACTccgctccctcaaaaacaaactggactacctcagctgatcCAAACAagacacacatcagaagggaaagcactgGCTTATGTTTCTACCAGTAAGACATGAAGAAGTCAGACCCGTGGGAGGTGTGAGTGGGCTAAAGTCTAACCAGCTATGATCTCTTCAGTGTCTGTGTACTACACAGGGTGGATGTAGGGGTGTGGTGGGCCAGCAGTTGCACGCTTTACCTTCACATGCTGGAGTTTCTGCAGACCAGTTGCCTGTCTTGAGACAGGTGAGTGTGCTTTCTCCTTTTAGTGTGTATCCTCCCTCACAGGTCACAGCACAGGACGAACGGAAGGAGAACTTTGCCAGTGGATCAGTGCAAGTCACATTACCATTGGCAGGGGCCACAAGGGGGTCACACATCACAGCTGAAAGAAGCACCATTGTAGAAGATACATAGACTTAATTCACAGTCAATTTGTCATTTATAATACTCAATATTAAATACCATATTAATGGTATGttgtaaggttttttttttctaataaataTTTCTTTAGGCACGCCACAGTCCATAGCAGAGCAATCTAGATTAAGATCTCTGCAGCAAAGGCCTTGTTCAGATAGGCAACCTAAATAAGATTTCTTGGCATATCagagaagtgattttgctgtcaCGTTTCTTTCACTCAAGAAATGAGCGAAATTTTTTGATGTCTGCACTTCCACGATCATTGTGTAAGTGTGAAGCAACTTGTTACACAATGCCATTAAAGCCATTTCAAAAGAAAGGAAGGGAGAGGCTTTGCTTTTCTGCCCGAGTCACTGTGAGAACTAAGCAAACTTCCAAATTTGTGAACTGTGGCAGTGTAAAGCTAATTCAGGATCTATAGCATAATAGAAGGACCTGCTGTTGGTGTGAATCAGTACCTGTGCACGCAGGGGCCATGTGTGTCCACTGTCCCGTATGGTCACACTGGGTTGTGTGTGAGCCTACCAGCTCAAAGCCCTCCTCACAGCTGAATGTGcaggtggagctgtagctgtTTGAGTTGAAAGGATGGCTGCAGTTCATATTCCTGCCAATGGCACTGGTAATGGGAGGACACTGAACAACTGCAATTTTGAAAAAACAAATAGATCGCTGAGAATTTGTCCGAATTTTGGACATCACCATTAAGATCCAGACAAGACCTGGGTCCTAGCCATTTGTGTCGTGGGGAAAGATGGATGACATTTTGGAAATTTGTCGCTATTGTGCTACTGTAGCAATACTCAAACAGCATAACCTTGTAATTCCTGGTTCAGCTGGTTGAACAGCTTTGCTCTTGACCAGCAAAGAGTATGTTGGTCCACTGCTTATCCACCAGTATGATCAGTTTGGCCAAACTGGTCAATAAACCAAACCtgttaaccagtatgaccagcttgatgaccagcttagtcatgtTTATCATGCTGATAGACCTGCTAATCTATCAAAttcaaatgaaagcaaaagccAACTCTGGTCAAGATCTAAGCTGGGTATGTTTTCGTCTGGATAACCAGCTTTTCAACTGGCCTTGACCATCATAGACCATCCTAGAACACCTGCAACCAGTGGATcttagacatttaaaaaaaaacatacaccagATAAAACAGTGGCACATTTTTGGGTACTACAGGTGATATTGCCATTTGTCATGAACGTGTCACCAAATACATAATGAGCTTTGCAGCTGTGTTGCAGTGATCAATGGTGGAACGAGAGCTAAATTATGCCATGGCACGCCGTGGCACTGTCCCATTACCCAGCGTCCAGACAGTGAAGATTCTCTAAACATACAATGGAACTGGCAAGATGAACTGAACCGAAACTCTTCATGTGATTAGACTCAACACAACCATGGTCTGGTTCCCTAAGCAGCCAACAGCCTGTATCTGCATAGGAGACAATGATTATAGCCTgcgaaaacacacacacgtttttCATATCTGGATGGTCTGCAGTACCTTCCTCACAGCGGGGTCCAGTGAAGCCTTGGTGACACAGGCATGTGTAGTTTCCAATGTTTTCCACACACTCAGCGTGTTCACTGCAAGATGTCTCAAAACAGGATGCTGCACATACCCGCAATACACAAAGGAACTATTAACACACTGTTGATCAGTTTGAGAAAGTTGCGGAACTTGTCATATTGATCTCATTCTTGTTTATACCATTTGAAACAGTGCTATATTACAGCCCCCAAGATAGAGATTATAATATGTAAATTATGGGACTCACATGGGGCTCATGCACCTCAAAAAACACATATGATGGAAAGAGCCCATTAATATCAGAAATTGCATACAATGTTGAAAAGAAGATAACCAAAAGCAACACGAATTTCTTTAACCTCTTGAACTCTTAGGAACACCGCAGCCAGTTTGCACttctttgcatgtagttactgattaataATTGTAAGAGTGTTGTTAAAAATCtgttaaccagtatgaccagcttgacgaCCAGCTTAGTCATATTTGTCATGCTGATAGACCTGCTAGTCTATCAAAttcaaatgaaagcaaaagccAACTCTGGTCAAGATCTACGCTGGGTatgttttcatctggataacCAGGTTTTCAACGGGCCTTGACCATTATAGACATCCCAGGACACCTGCAACCAGCTGGAATCTGGTCTTGAGTTGGTCTTTTTCAGCAGATTCAGAAGACCCAGTGGATCTTAGACATTTGAAGAAGTGCACCAGATATGGGTGATATTGGTCATTTGCCATTTGTCATAAGAATTTCACCAAATACAAAATGAGCTTTGCAGTTAGTAGGGTGTAGTAAAAATTGAGGAGCATCAGAGGTCCTTTTTACATCTcataatgttattttatgatgttatttttttctgcttAACCACAATGTTACGTTTTCAGTTTACACTCTTTATAAAATGTGGCCTGCTTGGGTACAGCATGGATTTTCACATTTAATTGTACTCTTTAAGTATTAACTTTAAGGGCTAAATCTGCATATTTAATTTGGAAGTTTTACCTTTGTAACAGAGTGATGCTTTCTTCTTGCTGCACCTCTCGTCATTCCACTTGGctgtgtctttgtctctcttgaTGTAGATCTCCACACAGTCTTCGCCACTGCCCTGATTATTGGGCTCTCCTTTTGCCCAATTAGCCGCCTCATCGGTCAGGGTCTTTCTGGTCCCCACCCACGTCCACGCCTCCCCTACCTTCCTGATGCCAATCCAGTAGTATTGGCGGTGAAAGGGCAACACCTGGTTCAGGTAGGTAATCTCGCCCTGGTTCTGGATGGCTACCATGTCTGTATAATGGTTTTGGCACCACTGACGAGCTGTCTTCCAGTCCATGTTGTTCTCTGTTTGGTAATGGTACGTCCATGCCTGGGCTTCAAATTGACATGTGATTGGCTGTGTTAGAGCTTTCAGAGATGATCCTATTGCTGCTGTTTCAGTGTCTGAGGCAATGCATTTATCCCCTTGAAGCTGAAGAGCTGACACTTCCTCAGTATTATAACTACATAGCTTACATTCTGTCTACCAGAACATCATTCAGGAGAATATTCAGACATGTAGCAATCACAAGCATAAGAGCATGTTTACCCTGGATGACTCAATTGAAAACAATTTAAGGATTTGGAGTGACCTGGTCAAAGTCCTGACGTAAACCCATAGAGAGCAGTTCATACTCGAAAGCCCTCCAGTATGGCTGAATTAAAACAGTTCTGCCCAAGaaagtgggccaaaattcctccacGGCGGTGTGAAAGGCTAATCTCCGGCTATACAAAGTGTTTGTTGCGGTGGTTGAAGTTATCACACTTATCTTACCTACGTAGAAACGTATGCTCTtcttagattttattttaaatgaggaTCTGAAACCATTTAGTGTGACAAAAATATCTGTTTGTAAAGTGCACTGTGCTTATTCTTAGTAAATGTCCTCAGTTGAGCTGTTGGGCTGAGATATAGTTTGTTTGAGGATCTGAAACCATTATTGTGACAAACATGCAAGAACAAAGTATATCAAGAAATCAAAGAGAGTAGAGAGGTAACGTGTCAAGGAAAAATATGTGCTACTTTTGCATAAAGTAAGAAcccttacccttataaaccatGATTGTAAGACCTCCCAGACATCCGAAAAACAGCCTGATATGCCTCATAAAAAACAtctgatggacaaaaagcaAATCAAAGAAACTGTGTCTGAGTCTGAGAATTTCTGTAAATTTCCATATGTAATCAGTAGTAAAATTTAATAGTGTAATTATAGATTTGAGAGATAAAGACTAGGAATGGAAAATATAATGTCTGTAAACAGTAAATAGCTACTTATATTTCATAAATAAGTTAATTTATGACATTTTATAGTATAACTTCTggttataaattattaataatgattattTACTTGTTTTGCAGTGGTTTGTAGATACACtatcaatattttattgtaattgcCTTATAAAGGAGTTGCCAGTAGTACAGTACTCAATACTTTAcagttaaatgtaaaataaacactatttgTTTATATCACAGTAATATTGCTGATTTATTATacaagaaaaactgaaaaaaaaaacattgttttatatCTACATCCATGGTTATGCAATACTAATCAAAACTAATACATTTGAAATCCCTGAATGTGTTAAGAGACACAGCTTACCTTAACAGCATCACAAGAGTAAGAGTTGTGAGTAGGAGACTCTCTACGAGCACTGCTGTATCTGCTTGATTACAGTTGTAACGGTGTGCCAAGTTGTACTACACCCACTAGGAAATTATGCAACGTATGTGTTGTGAGAGCGTCATGCCGGCGACTGAAAGGGTCTTGATTATACTAAAGTAAAATTCAGCATGCTGCAAATTTGACTGGACAAACGGCATTTATTCTTTAGGCTACTGaagcacacccacacacagctcacacgAGCACTAGGCCAACTGCAGGGAGAGGCTAAAAGACAGTGCCCTAAAAGATGCGCCCTTAGTTTCTTTCCATAGTCCCAGTTTTACATATGAGGAGTTTTACACCAAGACGTGAAAGAAGATGAGTGTGGGGTCCAACCGACACCCGACAAGTGTAAAGATTTGTATTTGCCTAGGCAAATAAGATGTGAACCTGGCTAAGAGGGAGTTATGGATGAGGGGAGAATTAACGTTAGCTTGGTCCCTCCCTTCATGAGGACAAAAGGTTGAATAGTGTAAATGGTATTTCTAGCACCATATTGCTTATATGAGTGGACTGATTGCTTTTATTGATTTCTTATGCACtcttatatattactatataacttatactaaatatactaatatatatatatatatatatatatatatatatatatatatatatattttttttttttttttttttttttttttttctttgttgttgacTGTAAGGCTACTTACCTAGCTGCTGAGTAGCACAAATATATATAGGAGGAGACTCAAGGAACTAGGAGGAAAGACCTAGCAGACTTTCACACAGTTCTACACATTTATTGAGTAACATCAGTAAGGAAAGGCTGATTATAGCCAACACCAGAACGATTTCAGTGTAACAGTATTCACATACGACATCAGCTTCTCTAATGAGGGGGATGAGCACAATAAACTAAACATCACACGCTCCTCAGGGGATCCTCCAGCAGTGCTTCATCTCCGCCCTCATAGGCCAGATTCCTCATTACTTCCTGACTTCTGATTAAGGGAAATGAAAAGACATTGTCATTATAGTTTTGATATTCATGATTAGGTAGATTTCACAGAAACTGTACTGAAGACTTCATTTCTTTACCTTGTGACTGCCTTTTTTCCTACATTAAATAACATGGGAGAAAAGTGATTAAGGAGGATACATTATAAGGCAAAAAATATAAATCAGAATAGAACaattcatatatgcatataaaGAGATGCAGAAACCACACTCACTCTTTGTACAGTAGGAGCAGCAGAACATACAGTAGCAGACAGCTGAAAGGATGCTGAACATCGTCAAAGCCATTAACAAATGGTCATGACCTGAGGACAGCCAAGCACAGAGCAATGATCAGACACTTTCATTAAGTTCCAGAGGGACTTATATGTCACACACAATTCCCATTCCCAGCACAACTGGgattttttctacatttttgtgtttccccctaatctaacacacctgatttaccTGCTCCACTAATGTTGAAGGTGCTATATCCATTTCCATCTATATCCAAAGGTGCATGCAATCCGCTCTCTGTGTACCGCATTGAAATGTAATTGTAAAATTTACCACCACGGGGAAACATGAGAACCCTGCTAGaattataattacattataaCTTACTAGTACTGATACACGCCGATATTTGGGAGCCTTTATTATCAAGAAGAAatcttttttaaagattttattaaGGATGTGGAGAAAGTCACTCAGAGTGGTccggtgtgaaatgctctgtttgtAGAGAAACTCACACAGTCAGTATTGTTCATGGCAGGGGTGATAGGAAGCAATATCTGTACAAGTTACACAATGGTAGACATTTCCTATTGACAGTGTCCTGGCCACaatatttcacattttgaccACTAATAATGCAGAGTCTGTAGCAGGAGTTCCCTACACACTCACATAACATAGTTATCCATCATTAATAACAAAACAACTGCTTTCACCCTTCTCTGCCAGACCCAGAGCCTTGTTGGGTAGCCGGCAATGAGGGCTGGGTTAGAAAAATATGAATTTACTGGCAgtgctgataataataataatcgtttAAAAAAAGCAGTGTACCCTGTTTGAGTgccaaaaaataattacaatcaCAAAGTTAATATTGAAGTGAAACAATCTGTGTGGAAGAACACACAAAAGCAGAGCCACAAATTTCAACTTCATGCCTGTTCCAGTTCAGTGATCATCAGCCCTACCGATAAAACGCCTGCAGATGGATAAAAATCTTCAATCTGGATTGACAATATTGTGAAAAATTGCCATCCATTCAATCCATTCACACCCACTCCTGATTAATCTCTCCTAATTTCATATTTGTCTACCCCAGAACCTACGTCCTAAGATGTTACCACGGATACATTGCCTATTGTTTTACAGTACTGTTTATATAACCTGTTTTTTTGTCAAACTTAAATACTTTAATATGCACTACATGCCATCACAAAGTCTGAGCAGTTGGTGGTGTAGGTGTGTTCTTACTTGCACACAGTGGTTGGAAAGGGCTCCATGAGCCATCCGGTTGGCAGCTGTATTCCCGAGGGCCCAGCAGCAGGTGACCTGGGAGGCACTCCACTGTACAGAAAGGGCCATTGTCCTTAGAGCAGTTCACTTTCCCACCGCCAAACACAGAGAGCGGCTTACACGGTGCAGTGACTGAAAAGAGGGCATGAGCTTTAATCCAACAGAAAGGAACCTgataataaaatattgatgacTTGCCATACTGTGTCAGAAAACACATAAGCAAGTTTGAGAATGCTTAACTCAATCCAGTGCAGTTTACATAAATGTTCAACCCTTGCCCAGGGTTGGCTTTAGGTCACAGGAGGCTCTAGGCAAGACTGTATTTTGAAGCCCCACCTCTTGTTTATttaatcaattatttaaacaagtGTAGCTGTATATGAAAATATTTGAGATACAAGATATGACAAATTGGTACAGTATATgattattttagtttatttagttatttagtttagttagttGTAAGTGTCAGTGTCCTAAATCCTTCATAAAAGACCAGCTAGAAAAGATTGACTAAAGGAGGTTTGAGGTTTATGGTAACTGCATGCATTAcagaaataaaatgtataaatattagtATTATACAAAATTATGGAGCGATATTAAAAGTTCACTGAGGTAAAGCTGTATAGCTTAGCTGTTCATTAATATAAACATAATCAAACACTTTAAAATGTTGATCCTGCAAACTGCAAGATGCAAGAAAGTTGATTATTAAACCTTTAACCACATATGATAACAACACCAGCTGCGTAAACTATACTCCACAACTGATAAGGAAACGTAACCCTTTTCGGGGGAGGTTGCTAGTGCTTATGATGTGCACAGTGGTGTGGGTAGCTTGCGTGTAGCATGATGTGTGTTTTAACAAATTAAGAGGAGgtataaaataactgaattttggtAGGATGAGGAACATGCATGAGGCCATTCCTCCCTAACATCCTATAAATCCCACCTCCACCTTGTCCATGTATCTATGACAAGTCATAGACCCTCCACCGCCCCGTCACCTACCCTTTAACCttgtcatctatcattcctgccTCCACATATCAGAGAGTCTCTGGCCTCCTACCACAAAACAGAAGCCACTTGAACTCCTGCCCAAATTTCTCCCAcctctcttacagtcttctcccaaataTATCATAAGCTGAAGGCATGATCCCATCTAGCCAACTAACAATTCAAAAGAATCTACTGACATTCAGGAGAAAGATGTATGAGTAACGTTGGTGACCTGTTTAAGCTTTTCATTGTAAAACTGCAACATATGAAACTGACAACTGAAAGTTAACACTGCTTTGCAGTCCTCAGTGTGGGTTGAGCAGATCTctacatttattagaagggtggTAGAATCAGTGGCATTGATTGGCATATATGACCAATGACAGCCAATCAGTTAGAATACTTATTTACACTTGAGGCCCTGACGCACGTATAGCTGGCGTCAGCCCCTGGCCTTGAATTTTGCAGCTTAAGCAGTGTAGCAGTAGATTAGATCAAATCTAGCTATGGTAGATTTAGCATAGCTTCAAAAAGGCTAAACCAACTGAAAGGACCTTTGTTTTAGAGAGAAAACCTTAAAAACAGAGAGTAAACGGGGTAGAGGAGCTCTGATTGGGGACCAAAGTCCAGCTTACAGGTACAGTTGTAGCTGTTGATAGTCTCCTGACATTCTGCTCCATTGACACACGGGTTCGGCTTGCAGTGTGCTGCAATTGAAATGGCAGATTTTGTTGTAAGTTGCACACATGAATATTTCACACtttacaaaatgtacttttacacATCTACAGATCTTGACAAAGGTATTGGCATGCCTGCccactcattgtttcttctgaaatcaagagttttCAAAAAGTAAGAGtaagaggagcattgctgtgaggtttgatTGACCacctcctcaactcatcccaggaGCACCATgaattcagagaacacagttccactgctccacagctcaatgatgcttcctctagctcacgcctggcattaggtagcatgctgtccaattctattggcagtacttctctacaggaattagacaagctgtgcgtgtgcatgtgcacatctgtgtcggcaatgggtgcgacttaaagtagctgaatacatttattagaaggggtgtccacaaacatttggacatatagtgtagcttatTTATAAGCTATACATACACAAATATAGATCTTGTTACCTGCCCTTACCTGTATAACACAGGGCATACCTCTGTCCATCACATTTTTCGTCATTCCACTTGCCATTTGTCTGAGGACGTTTAGGCCTAATGTACATTTCCACACAGTCCTCATTGTCCTTTATATTGTTGGGTTCATTATCAGCCCATGATTCATTGCTCTCAATTGGCTTTAAAGTTCCCTGCCACATCCATTCGCCAGAGGTCTTTCTGAGTCCAATCCAGTATTTCTCCTCTTTGAGGTTAAGCCTAAGATAATCGTGCTGCTCTTTGTTCTGAATGACCATCAGGCCTGTGTATTTCTCAATACACCAGGTGTTGGCTTTGAACCAGTCCATCGTCTTATTGGAGACTGAGTAGCTCCAGCACGTGACAGCCACTGTCGAGTTATGCAAGGACACAAAAACAGAGTCTGATGTCAAATAATGCTGGAGGTTTTCAAAATGTGGTAAATGTGAGAATATTGGACACACAGGACACTCACCTGATGTCAGTCTGAGATACAGCAGAAGATGCATGTGCACACCCATCATACCTCCAGCCTGAACATCAAACAGTGTTCAGTAGCCTGACTTTGTACGTTATGAAGAAAACATAATAAGCGCTAGTCCAGATCAGTCTAGCCTCTGTTCACTACAGCCCAACACAGCCCAGAAATCTGCacagtcagtacctaccaggaTCTGATGACTGCCCCGTTGGATGAACTGGTTCTTTGCTTTCCCAGCAGGTTTCATATAAGCACAGAGTCACCCGTACTAGAAAATGGCAGGATGTGTTTTTATGACACTTTTATACATGAGCACAATGTTATTGTCAAATGACCTCTGGCCTAGCGATAAACGCTCATTCCTGGCAGGAGCGacaaaatgcattaaatgccattttcatttcctttgtttttctattCCACTGAAGTATGTTGTTGGGAATTAGTGTTATACTAATAGATAACTTCTTAGACTATTCAAATTTATTACAACATTATTAACAAATGACTGCATGCATAACATTTCTTTTATATGTTTGAAATAAAGCTGTTTATATTCATTTTCGGTCCGGGAAGACCACTAGTGTCCAGCACACTTTGGTAATTTGTCTGTTTTAACAAATGTGATTCAACTTTCATTGTTGGTGGATGTTTAAAGCTGGAAACAGTTCATGtcaaatatttagaaaatatattctatgtatttttatattccatgtttttatatttaatccTGTGTACttttgacctctttttgtaaaACAGTAGGCAAAACATTCACAACACTCAATACTAGCAAATGGTATTGAAGGCCCATGCTTTATTTAGGTCATTCATTTTCTGGAAAAAAATTTCTTTTATCAtaaataaactttatttatgattatgacctgcctgtttttatatttatcttTAAATCATGAAATATTGGtacattcatcatgaaagtCACACAGTGTAAGTGCATTTTTGTTtatgcatgacagcaatgatgtgctacatgttatatatatatattatttatttatttatttattttaaaattttcGCTCTTTCCTATAGAATGTTGGTGAGATGTTTTAGGCAGTGTGTGATACTGGTGTTAGCATTTACTCTTTCATGCATGTTGGACTATTTCTGTTTTTGCATGAAAGGAGAAAAACTCATGATTGAAATCTTAAACAAAAGTCCTCTTTTAAACACAAAAAGCACAAACTGATATGATGTCATCACAAATATTGCGCATTAATGTGGCtaattttgcttattttttaGATTAAATAATCaagtcaccaccactgtgaactgTGACTGTATTCTGACTCTATTCAAGGATTCAagaagactttattgtcattcgcattgCATGTGGTAAATTACgcaattatgaataaataataattataataataataaaattttaaatatAAGAGGGATAGACATAAACaggaaaagaaaatgtaaaaagtagCAGCAATTACAATATGAGTTGAAGCAGTAgcataataaagtggccaggtgtGGGTAAAGAGTCTCACTGTCCTCAAAAGTGTCAGTGCAGTGTTTTCTGAATTCTGTACATTTCTACAGAAGGGCTTGTGGAATTCCACTTTTCCCACAGGTCTGAAGGGGGAACACAACGGTGCATTAGATTAAtgtttcataatgaataaactGCTTTATACAATAACCAACATGATGTGAGTTGTCTTTTAGAACAGAAAGTATTGCCAGAACCTTCCCACTGTCGCTGATTAACACACTGGAAACATTTTGTGTAACATTGCCTGGAGCTCAGTATTCTAGGGTCACAACCTGTCCATCAGTGGCAGCAACAGTTGCAGGAAAAGG
Coding sequences within it:
- the selp gene encoding P-selectin isoform X1, which translates into the protein MFFMRHIRLFFGCLGGLTIMVYKAQAWTYHYQTENNMDWKTARQWCQNHYTDMVAIQNQGEITYLNQVLPFHRQYYWIGIRKVGEAWTWVGTRKTLTDEAANWAKGEPNNQGSGEDCVEIYIKRDKDTAKWNDERCSKKKASLCYKASCFETSCSEHAECVENIGNYTCLCHQGFTGPRCEEVVQCPPITSAIGRNMNCSHPFNSNSYSSTCTFSCEEGFELVGSHTTQCDHTGQWTHMAPACTAVMCDPLVAPANGNVTCTDPLAKFSFRSSCAVTCEGGYTLKGESTLTCLKTGNWSAETPACEVLTDVIPAVSCGTLMTPNGHVTCTDPLGRFSFRSSCTVTCEKGYTLRGESTLTCLEASNWSAETPTCEAQQCPLLFAPENGWINCSHPRSSFSYGSHCRFGCKDGHVLTEEPELDCTINGSWTQEIPSCDAVQCKPLSYLPLAQPEVPLVPSMNCLHPKGNFSFGSQCMFQCSGGYRLNGSSELICTSDGTWTALLPTCIAEEMPLGTGLLVYTAIGAGSSLGGLLAAGLIVLAVRQFSKKAKFTPDNLAWEGDLNPAFDEK
- the selp gene encoding P-selectin isoform X2 — protein: MFFMRHIRLFFGCLGGLTIMVYKAQAWTYHYQTENNMDWKTARQWCQNHYTDMVAIQNQGEITYLNQVLPFHRQYYWIGIRKVGEAWTWVGTRKTLTDEAANWAKGEPNNQGSGEDCVEIYIKRDKDTAKWNDERCSKKKASLCYKVVQCPPITSAIGRNMNCSHPFNSNSYSSTCTFSCEEGFELVGSHTTQCDHTGQWTHMAPACTAVMCDPLVAPANGNVTCTDPLAKFSFRSSCAVTCEGGYTLKGESTLTCLKTGNWSAETPACEVLTDVIPAVSCGTLMTPNGHVTCTDPLGRFSFRSSCTVTCEKGYTLRGESTLTCLEASNWSAETPTCEAQQCPLLFAPENGWINCSHPRSSFSYGSHCRFGCKDGHVLTEEPELDCTINGSWTQEIPSCDAVQCKPLSYLPLAQPEVPLVPSMNCLHPKGNFSFGSQCMFQCSGGYRLNGSSELICTSDGTWTALLPTCIAEEMPLGTGLLVYTAIGAGSSLGGLLAAGLIVLAVRQFSKKAKFTPDNLAWEGDLNPAFDEK